A window from Hemibagrus wyckioides isolate EC202008001 linkage group LG17, SWU_Hwy_1.0, whole genome shotgun sequence encodes these proteins:
- the cep57 gene encoding centrosomal protein of 57 kDa isoform X1, protein MSQMLDCVSLASYTEYPTERPFINTHRPVKPVKAFPESSSAAILSALQNLQEKIHRLELERAEQNRRKLPVENPHKRYIPHREAHESRDSHRPRKHEFATQLAAAEVKCAQLEKQLDLMKRTVRSTESDRTAVLKHQECVHGSSDVCEKLEKLEQEYRRLTHTQNNAEVKIRELECKLQEEEHHRKLIQDKAAQLQTGLEANRILIESVSTRPHRSCKSTKKKLQSKKPLQQRYSLTQPHYRLSLGDVPFVAGTSTGTSHSVRANVQHVLHLLKQHNRQLCNERVLGATPLTYGKELSEHQSCSSASSLSSSSSCSKELSELLEALRDEFAHISFKHQELGKQIQACRSDRLRQDLEREIENLVKKMEEKGEQIAKVRRHQAQVEKLKKQSCQREGELKVTSALKAKSRPGERSKDSLRLLKDMRTLQTSLRSDQHRWDY, encoded by the exons atgAGCCAGATGTTGGACTGTGTATCTTTGGCCTCCTACACTGAGTATCCCACTGAGCGTCCGTTCATCAACACACACCGTCCTGTAAAACCTGTTAAAGCGTTTCCTGAGAGCAGCAGTGCAg caattCTCTCTGCACTGCAGAACCTGCAGGAAAAAATCCACAGGTTGGAACTAGAGCGAGCGGAACAGAACCGAAGGAAGCTCCCAGTGGAGAACCCTCATAAGCGGTACATTCCACACAGAGAAGCACATGAGAGCAGGGACTCTCACAGACCCAGGAAACATG agtttgccaCTCAGTTAGCAGCTGCTGAAGTTAAATGTGCTCAGTTGGAGAAGCAGTTGGACCTAATGAAAAGGACGGTGAGGAGCACAGAGTCGGACCGAACAGCCGTGCTCAAACACCAG GAGTGTGTGCATGGctccagtgatgtgtgtgagaagttGGAGAAGTTGGAGCAGGAGTACAggagactgacacacactcagaacaatGCTGAGGTTAAAATCCGAGAGTTGGAGTGTAAACTACAGGAGGAGGAACATCACAGGAAACTCATACAGGATAAAGCTGCTCAG TTACAGACGGGCCTCGAGGCCAATCGTATTCTGATCGAGTCTGTGTCGACCCGCCCACACCGCTCCTGCAAGAGCACGAAGAAGAAACTCCAATCCAAg AAGCCTCTGCAGCAGAGATATTCTCTCACACAGCCTCACTACAGACTGAGTTTGGGGGATGTACCATTTGTGGCTGGAACA tcaaCTGGGACGAGTCACTCTGTCCGTGCTAATGTGCAGCATGTCCTCCATCTCCTGAAGCAACACAACCGTCAGCTGTGTAATGAGCGTGTGCTGGGAGCCACGCCCCTGACCTATGGGAAAGAGTTGTCAGAGCATCAATCATGCAGTAGCGCCTCctcgctctcctcctcctcttcctgtaGCAAGGAGCTTTCAGAGCTTCTGGAGGCTCTACGGGATGAGTTCGCACACATCAGCTT caAGCACCAGGAGTTGGGGAAACAGATCCAGGCGTGTCGTTCTGATAGACTGAGGCAGGATTTGGAACGAGAGATTGAGAACCTGGTGAAGAAGATGGAGGAAAAAGGTGAACAGATCGCTAAAGTGCGACGACATCAGGCTCAG gTGGAGAAGTTAAAGAAGCAGTCTTGTCAGCGTGAAGGTGAGTTGAAGGTCACATCTGCACTGAAGGCCAAGTCCAGACCAGGAGAGCGCAGTAAGGACAGTCTGCGTCTGCTCAAGGACATGCGCACACTGCAGACGTCACTGCGCTCGGACCAACACCGCTGGGATTACtga
- the cep57 gene encoding centrosomal protein of 57 kDa isoform X2 — MSQMLDCVSLASYTEYPTERPFINTHRPVKPVKAFPESSSAAILSALQNLQEKIHRLELERAEQNRRKLPVENPHKRYIPHREAHESRDSHRPRKHEFATQLAAAEVKCAQLEKQLDLMKRTVRSTESDRTAVLKHQECVHGSSDVCEKLEKLEQEYRRLTHTQNNAEVKIRELECKLQEEEHHRKLIQDKAAQLQTGLEANRILIESVSTRPHRSCKSTKKKLQSKPLQQRYSLTQPHYRLSLGDVPFVAGTSTGTSHSVRANVQHVLHLLKQHNRQLCNERVLGATPLTYGKELSEHQSCSSASSLSSSSSCSKELSELLEALRDEFAHISFKHQELGKQIQACRSDRLRQDLEREIENLVKKMEEKGEQIAKVRRHQAQVEKLKKQSCQREGELKVTSALKAKSRPGERSKDSLRLLKDMRTLQTSLRSDQHRWDY, encoded by the exons atgAGCCAGATGTTGGACTGTGTATCTTTGGCCTCCTACACTGAGTATCCCACTGAGCGTCCGTTCATCAACACACACCGTCCTGTAAAACCTGTTAAAGCGTTTCCTGAGAGCAGCAGTGCAg caattCTCTCTGCACTGCAGAACCTGCAGGAAAAAATCCACAGGTTGGAACTAGAGCGAGCGGAACAGAACCGAAGGAAGCTCCCAGTGGAGAACCCTCATAAGCGGTACATTCCACACAGAGAAGCACATGAGAGCAGGGACTCTCACAGACCCAGGAAACATG agtttgccaCTCAGTTAGCAGCTGCTGAAGTTAAATGTGCTCAGTTGGAGAAGCAGTTGGACCTAATGAAAAGGACGGTGAGGAGCACAGAGTCGGACCGAACAGCCGTGCTCAAACACCAG GAGTGTGTGCATGGctccagtgatgtgtgtgagaagttGGAGAAGTTGGAGCAGGAGTACAggagactgacacacactcagaacaatGCTGAGGTTAAAATCCGAGAGTTGGAGTGTAAACTACAGGAGGAGGAACATCACAGGAAACTCATACAGGATAAAGCTGCTCAG TTACAGACGGGCCTCGAGGCCAATCGTATTCTGATCGAGTCTGTGTCGACCCGCCCACACCGCTCCTGCAAGAGCACGAAGAAGAAACTCCAATCCAAg CCTCTGCAGCAGAGATATTCTCTCACACAGCCTCACTACAGACTGAGTTTGGGGGATGTACCATTTGTGGCTGGAACA tcaaCTGGGACGAGTCACTCTGTCCGTGCTAATGTGCAGCATGTCCTCCATCTCCTGAAGCAACACAACCGTCAGCTGTGTAATGAGCGTGTGCTGGGAGCCACGCCCCTGACCTATGGGAAAGAGTTGTCAGAGCATCAATCATGCAGTAGCGCCTCctcgctctcctcctcctcttcctgtaGCAAGGAGCTTTCAGAGCTTCTGGAGGCTCTACGGGATGAGTTCGCACACATCAGCTT caAGCACCAGGAGTTGGGGAAACAGATCCAGGCGTGTCGTTCTGATAGACTGAGGCAGGATTTGGAACGAGAGATTGAGAACCTGGTGAAGAAGATGGAGGAAAAAGGTGAACAGATCGCTAAAGTGCGACGACATCAGGCTCAG gTGGAGAAGTTAAAGAAGCAGTCTTGTCAGCGTGAAGGTGAGTTGAAGGTCACATCTGCACTGAAGGCCAAGTCCAGACCAGGAGAGCGCAGTAAGGACAGTCTGCGTCTGCTCAAGGACATGCGCACACTGCAGACGTCACTGCGCTCGGACCAACACCGCTGGGATTACtga